Below is a window of Mycobacterium dioxanotrophicus DNA.
CCGACACCATCGAGGACAACATCGCGCTGCCGAATCTCGACAGTGTGCAGCGCCAGGGTTGGGTCGCACCGAAAACCGTGCGCACATTGGGTATCGAAGTCGGTAAGCGTCTCGGCATCAAAGGCAGACCGGACAATCCGGTCTCGTCGCTGTCCGGCGGCAACCAACAAAAGGTCGTGCTCGGCAAATGGCTCCAGCGCAATCCCCGCTTGGTCATCCTCGACGAGCCGACCCGCGGGATCGATGTCGGCGCCCGCTCGGCCATCTATGAACTCATCGCCGAGCTGACGAAAGCAGGTACTGCCGTGATCGTGGTCAGCTCCGACCTCGACGAAATCCTCGGACTTTCCCACCGTGTCATGGTTCTGGCCCGGGGCCGCTGCCAAGGAATGCTCGACGGCGAAGGGCTCACCGGCCCCGCCGTGATGGAAATGGCGGTCCGCTGATGCCCGGCTTTGATCTCAGCGGTCGGGTCGCGCTGATCACCGGTGGTGCCAGCGGAATCGGTCGGGCCATCGCTTTCGCCGTCGCCGAGCACGGCGCAGACGTCGCTGTTCTTGACCTGCCGGGCGCCGATGCCACTGCAACCCTTGAGGGCCTGACGGCACGCGGGTCGCGGGCCGTCTTCACGCCGGCCAGCGTGGAATCGGCCGAACAGCTGCGCGACGCTGTCGCCCAGACAGAATCTGAATTGGGTCCGCTGACGCTGGCGGTCAACGCCGCAGGAATCGCCAATGCCTGCCCCGCGGAGGACATGCCGGTAGAGCAATGGCAGCGGGTGTACTCGATCGACGCAACCGGGGTGTTCCTAAGCTGCCAAGCCGAGGCAAATGCGATGTTGCGCAACGGCACAGGATCAATCGTCAACATCTCTTCGATGTCGGGCACCATCGTCAACCGGGGTCTGTTCCAGTGCCACTACAACAGCGCAAAAGCCGCAGTCACCCACCTTTCGAAATCGCTCGCCATGGAATGGGCGACGCGCGGTATCCGGGTCAACTCACTAAGCCCGGGTTACACCGCCACTCCGATGAACACCCGACCCGAGATGGTCGACAGCATGGCGGTGTTCGCCTCCGAGACACCCATGCAGCGCATCGCCGACCCGGCCGAAATGGGCGGGCCCGCAGTGTTTCTGCTTTCTGACGCGGCCAGCTTCGTCACCGGCATCGACCTGCTGGTCGACGGCGGATTCTGCGCCCAGTAATCCCGAACCCCAATGAAGGAAGAAAGATGACGCAAACAGTTCAACCATCGCAACTCAGCGTCGACCGCGCTGCCGCCGAGGCTTATCTGGCGAAGATGCAGAAACATCGGGTCATGCCGCCCGAACAACTCGCACCGGTGCTTGCCGATATCGCAACAGGCATTCGACGTGACATTGTCCGAACGATCCAGCAGGCCGGAATCGGCCATATCGGCGGCGACTTGTCGGTTACCGACATCCTCGTCGCCGCCTACTGGGGTGCCATGTCGGTCAATCCACTCGATCCCAACGACCCGAACCGAGACAGGTTCATCCTCAGCAAGGGGCACTGCGCCGCCGCGCTCTACTCGACTCTGGCATCGGCCGGCTTCTTTCCGCACGACGCCCTCAGCACATTCGCCAAGCCGCTGTCGGCTCTCAACGGCCACCCCAATCGGGTGAAAGTGCCTGGCGTGGAGACCAATACCGGACCCCTGGGGCATGGGTTTCCGGTGGCCACCGGATGTGCGTTGGGCGCCAAACTCAGTGGCGCCGACTACCGCACCATCGTCGTGATGGGTGACGGGGAGATGCAGGAGGGTAGCAACTGGGAGGCAGCGATGACTGCGGCGCACTACGGCCTTGCCTCCCTCACTGCGATCGTCGACCGTAACCGGCTCCAGCAGGGCGACCGCACCGAAGAGACCAAAACCCTTGAGCCCCTGCATGACAAGTGGACTAGCTTCGGCTTCGAGACACGTCGCATCGACGGCCACGACCATCGGGCGCTGCTGGAGGCGCTCGGTCCGTCCACAACCGGCAAACCGGTGGCGATTGTCGCCGACACCATCAAAGGCAAGGGCGTTTCCTTCATCGAAGATCGCGTCGAATGGCACCACAAGGTGCCGAGCGACGACCAAGTTCAAGCCGCACTCGAGGAGCTCTCCGCATGACCACCGTGACCACCGACGCGCCCACCTTCGACTGCCGTGCCGATTTCGCCGATGAACTGGCTGCGCTCGCCCGTGCCGACGAGCGAATCGTCGCGGTCTGCAACGACTCCGTCGGTTCCAGCAACCTGGTGAAGTTCCGGGAGGAGTTCCCCGACCGTCTGATCAACGTCGGTATCGCCGAGCAGGATCTGGTCGGTGTCGGTGCAGGCCTGGCCAATGCCGGCAGGATCCCGTTCGTCTGCGCTGCCGCACCGTTCTTGACCGGACGTGCGACCGAACAGATCAAGGCCGACGTGGCCTACAGCCAGCGTCATGTGGTGCTGTGCGGGCAGAGTCCGGGCATGGCCTACGGCGAGCTCGGCCCGACCCACCATTCCATCGAGGACTTGTCCTGGATGCGTGCGGTGTCCGGACTGCCAGTGGTGGTTCCGGCCGACGGCGCGCAGACCCGCGCCGCCGTGCGTTGGGCCGTCGAGCACGGCAAGGGCTCCTACCTGCGCATCCCGCGCTTCAAGGTGCCTGCGATCAGCGATCCGGCAGATACGTTCGCCTTCGGACGGGCCGTCATCGCCCGACCGGGCAACGACGTAACCATCATCGCCATCGGCACGATGGTCTCACGCGCCCTGTGGGCCGCTGATCAGCTTGCCGCCGAAGGTGTTTCGGCACGCGTACTGAACATGGCGTTCGTTGAGCCGCTCGATGAGGCAGCCGTGCTGGCCGCAGCGCGGGAGACCGCGGGCATCGTCACCGTCGAGGAGAGCATCGTCAGCGGAGGCCTCGGGGCCGCAGTGGCATCCCTGGTGTCGCAGTCACATCCATCACGGATGCGGATTCTCGGCGTGCCCGGATTCGCTCCGACCGGGGATGCGGCGTTCCTACTGGACTATTTCAATCTCAACGCCGACGGCATCGCCGACGCAGCCCGTAGTGTGATTCACGATGGCCGCGCCTAGCAGCTTCATCCTCGCGATCGATCAGGGCACCAGCTCGACCAAGGCGATGCTGGTGGACAGCCGGGGTGCGGTGTTCCGCACCGCCAGTGTGGCATTGAGCCAGGTGCACCCTAATCCCGGTTGGGTCGAACAGAGTGCAGGCGAGATCTGGGCGAGCATCACTCGGTCGGTCCGCGACTGCGTCACCGACGAGATCGCGCCGGCCGTGGTGGGGGTGGCATTGAGCGTGCAGCGTGAGACGGTTGCGATGTGGGACACCAACACCGGTGACACCATCGGGCCGATCCTCAGCTGGCAGGATCAACGCACCGCCGCGGCAGCCGCCCGGATCGAGGATGACGGGCATGCCCCGTATATCTTCGATACCACCGGCTTGCCGCTGGATCCGATGTTCTCGGCACTCAAGGCGTCCTGGCTGCTCGATGAATACGATCCGCTCCGCACCCGCGCCAAGTCGGGCCGCTGGCGCGTAGGCACGATCGACGCCTGGATCCTCTCGCGGTTCGGCGGCGAGCCGGTGACCGAGGCCGGGAACGCCTCGCGCACCCAGTTGCTCGATATCACCACCCGTACCTGGGATGAAGC
It encodes the following:
- a CDS encoding SDR family oxidoreductase, with amino-acid sequence MPGFDLSGRVALITGGASGIGRAIAFAVAEHGADVAVLDLPGADATATLEGLTARGSRAVFTPASVESAEQLRDAVAQTESELGPLTLAVNAAGIANACPAEDMPVEQWQRVYSIDATGVFLSCQAEANAMLRNGTGSIVNISSMSGTIVNRGLFQCHYNSAKAAVTHLSKSLAMEWATRGIRVNSLSPGYTATPMNTRPEMVDSMAVFASETPMQRIADPAEMGGPAVFLLSDAASFVTGIDLLVDGGFCAQ
- a CDS encoding transketolase translates to MPPEQLAPVLADIATGIRRDIVRTIQQAGIGHIGGDLSVTDILVAAYWGAMSVNPLDPNDPNRDRFILSKGHCAAALYSTLASAGFFPHDALSTFAKPLSALNGHPNRVKVPGVETNTGPLGHGFPVATGCALGAKLSGADYRTIVVMGDGEMQEGSNWEAAMTAAHYGLASLTAIVDRNRLQQGDRTEETKTLEPLHDKWTSFGFETRRIDGHDHRALLEALGPSTTGKPVAIVADTIKGKGVSFIEDRVEWHHKVPSDDQVQAALEELSA
- a CDS encoding transketolase family protein produces the protein MTTVTTDAPTFDCRADFADELAALARADERIVAVCNDSVGSSNLVKFREEFPDRLINVGIAEQDLVGVGAGLANAGRIPFVCAAAPFLTGRATEQIKADVAYSQRHVVLCGQSPGMAYGELGPTHHSIEDLSWMRAVSGLPVVVPADGAQTRAAVRWAVEHGKGSYLRIPRFKVPAISDPADTFAFGRAVIARPGNDVTIIAIGTMVSRALWAADQLAAEGVSARVLNMAFVEPLDEAAVLAAARETAGIVTVEESIVSGGLGAAVASLVSQSHPSRMRILGVPGFAPTGDAAFLLDYFNLNADGIADAARSVIHDGRA